The Tamandua tetradactyla isolate mTamTet1 chromosome 23, mTamTet1.pri, whole genome shotgun sequence genome includes a window with the following:
- the RBAK gene encoding RB-associated KRAB zinc finger protein isoform X3: MLENYSNLISVAGCDIIKPDVIIKLEQGEEPWRVEHEFPCQSCPEEVWKVDDLIERSQENEDKHSGQALCINNKTPTEEKENTFDKTYNVEPDLVNSNIIAHNCVSCGKSVESISELIISDGSYARKQPGECSECEKTHHGEKLYEFKQNGEGYSQNDESILQKINILEKSFEYNKCIEAFQNEAVFINHKRAYMGEKHYEWNDSGPEFIQMSNFSVYQRSQMDTKPYECSECGKSFCKKSKFIIHQRAHTGEKPYECNVCGKSFSQKGTLTVHRRSHLEEKPYKCNECGKTFCQKLHLTQHQRTHSGEKPYECSECGKTFCQKTHLTLHQRNHSGERPYPCNECGKSFSRKSALNDHQRTHTGEKLYKCNDCGKSYYRKSTLITHQRTHTGEKPYQCSECGKFFSRVSYLTIHYRSHLEEKPYECNECGKTFNLNSAFIRHRKLHTEEKAHECSECGKFSQFSYLTNHQATDLGEKPYECNECGKIFIENSGFGGHQSLPKGEKSYECNICGKLFSELSYYTVHYRSHSEEKPYECNECGKTFSHNSSLFRHQRVHTGEKPYECYECGKFFSQKSYLTIHHRIHSGEKPYECSKCGKVFSRMSNLTVHYRSHSGEKPYECNECGKVFSQKSYLTVHYRTHSGEKPYECNECGKKFHHRSAFNSHQRIHRRGNMNVLDVGSLL; encoded by the coding sequence aaGAAGTCTGGAAAGTTGATGACTTGATAGAGAGATcccaagaaaatgaagacaaacatTCAGGGCAAGCCCTGTGTATCAACAACAAAACCCcgacagaagagaaagagaatacGTTTGACAAAACTTATAATGTGGAACCAGACCTTGTTAATTCAAACATAATAGCTCATAATTGTGTCTCATGTGGAAAGAGTGTAGAATCTATTTCAGAATTAATTATTAGTGATGGAAGCTATGCAAGAAAACAACCTGGTGAATGTAGTGAATGTGAGAAAACACATCATGGAGAGAAACTCTATGAATTTAAGCAAAATGGGGAAGGCTATTCACAAAATGATGAAAGTattcttcagaaaattaatattttagaaaaatcctTTGAATATAATAAATGCATAGAAGCCTTTCAAAATGAAGCCGTTTTCATTAATCATAAGAGAGCTTATATGGGGGAAAAGCACTATGAGTGGAATGATTCTGGACCAGAATTCATCCAGATGTCAAATTTCAGTGTATATCAGAGATCACAAATGGACACGAAGCCCTATGAATGCAGTGAATGTGGAAAATCCTTCTGTAAAAAGTCAAAATTCATTATACATCAGAGGGCTCACACAGgtgagaaaccttatgaatgtaatgTATGTGGGAAATCCTTCAGCCAAAAGGGAACCCTCACTGTACATCGGAGATCACACTTAGAAGAGAAGccttataaatgtaatgaatgtgggaaaaccttctgTCAGAAGTTACACCTCACTCAACATCAGAGAACTCAttcaggagagaaaccctatgaatgtagtGAATGTGGAAAAACCTTCTGCCAAAAGACACATCTCACCCTACACCAGAGAAATCATTCAGGAGAAAGACCTTATccatgtaatgaatgtgggaaatccttcTCCCGGAAATCAGCCCTCAATGACCATCAGAGAACACATACAGGAGAGAAACTTTATAAATGTAATGATTGTGGGAAATCCTACTACAGAAAGTCTACCCTTATTACACATCAGAGAAcgcatacaggagagaaaccttatcAATGTAGCGAATGTGGAAAATTCTTTTCTCGGGTATCATACCTCACTATACATTATAGAAGTCATTTAgaagagaaaccctatgaatgtaatgaatgtggtaaAACCTTCAATTTAAATTCAGCCTTCATTAGACATCGGAAATTacacacagaagagaaagctCATGAATGCAGTGAATGTGGAAAGTTCTCTCAGTTTTCATATCTCACTAATCATCAAGCAACTGATTTGggggagaaaccctatgaatgtaatgaatgtgggaaaatcTTCATTGAAAATTCAGGCTTTGGTGGACATCAGTCACTTCCAAAAGGAGAGAAATCCTATGAATGTAATATATGTGGAAAATTATTCTCCGAGTTGTCATACTACACTGTGCATTACAGAAGTCATTCagaagagaaaccatatgaatgtaatgaatgtgggaaaaccttctccCACAACTCATCCCTGTTTAGACATCAGAGAGtacacacaggagagaaaccctatgaatgttaTGAATGTGGAAAGTTCTTCTCTCAGAAGTCATATCTCACTATACATCATCGAATTCATtcaggagagaaaccttatgaatgtagtAAATGTGGAAAAGTCTTCTCTCGGATGTCAAACCTCACTGTACACTACAGAAGCCATTcaggagagaagccctatgaatgtaATGAGTGTGGAAAAGTCTTTTCTCAGAAGTCATATCTCACTGTACATTATAGAACTCAttcaggagagaaaccctatgaatgtaatgaatgtgggaaaaaaTTCCACCACAGGTCAGCCTTCAATAGCCACCAGAGAATTCACAGAAGAGGGAATATGAATGTACTAGATGTGGGAAGTCTCCTCTAA